The Candidatus Binatia bacterium genome window below encodes:
- a CDS encoding alpha/beta fold hydrolase, which produces MKNSTAKGSHFLLALAALALAACGDSAQTASDTGPAQPMGPLALPAESGPYMAGHAEDVVIDDARGGRSLPVDIWYPIDDAGDSEFTLYALQGEAGITSELAYRDAAPGGSGVRPLIVFSHGFGGINTQSVPLMEHLATHGYVVISPEHTGNINGDNSSPDPAADRVPDVTAVIDYMSRRNDSAGDPFEGRVDTARVGVAGHSFGGFTATAAATGYDVFAPDPRVVAIMPIAAANSRISDDELRRLTLPALFLCGTLDSLLEQQIRSFDLAESSPNLFRVDSVGATHTHFANICQIGNWLISIGITKDTWASIGASALTGPYEETCEPPALDINIALRVQNLYAAAFFGRYLGGDERYADYLTTDYAEANEPDVVFFAK; this is translated from the coding sequence GTGAAGAACTCGACTGCAAAAGGATCTCATTTCCTTCTCGCGTTGGCCGCGCTCGCCCTAGCGGCCTGCGGTGACTCGGCTCAAACCGCGAGCGATACGGGCCCCGCGCAACCGATGGGGCCTCTCGCTCTGCCGGCGGAGTCCGGTCCCTACATGGCGGGCCACGCGGAAGACGTGGTGATCGATGATGCTCGAGGCGGCCGAAGTCTGCCGGTCGACATCTGGTACCCGATCGACGACGCCGGAGACTCGGAGTTCACGCTCTACGCGCTGCAGGGCGAAGCCGGAATCACGTCGGAGCTTGCGTACCGCGACGCGGCGCCCGGTGGGTCGGGTGTGCGGCCGCTGATCGTGTTCTCGCACGGCTTCGGGGGCATCAATACCCAGTCCGTCCCACTGATGGAGCACCTCGCGACCCACGGGTACGTGGTGATCTCACCCGAGCACACAGGGAACATCAATGGCGACAACAGCTCGCCAGACCCGGCCGCCGATCGCGTCCCCGACGTCACAGCGGTCATCGACTACATGAGCCGGCGCAACGATTCGGCGGGCGACCCGTTCGAGGGCCGCGTCGACACGGCCAGGGTCGGCGTTGCCGGACATTCCTTCGGTGGCTTCACGGCAACCGCTGCCGCCACCGGGTACGATGTGTTCGCGCCGGACCCGCGCGTGGTCGCGATCATGCCGATTGCCGCCGCGAACTCTCGGATTTCGGATGACGAGCTCCGCCGCCTCACGCTCCCCGCGCTCTTCCTTTGTGGAACGCTCGACTCGCTTCTCGAACAACAGATTCGAAGCTTCGATCTCGCAGAGAGTTCCCCGAACCTCTTCCGAGTGGATTCCGTCGGTGCGACGCACACGCACTTTGCAAACATCTGCCAGATCGGGAACTGGCTGATCTCGATCGGAATTACCAAGGACACCTGGGCGTCGATCGGGGCATCGGCCCTGACCGGCCCCTACGAAGAAACCTGCGAGCCGCCGGCCCTCGACATCAACATCGCGCTTCGAGTCCAGAACCTCTACGCGGCGGCGTTCTTTGGGCGGTACCTCGGTGGCGACGAGCGCTACGCGGACTACCTGACGACGGACTACGCGGAAGCGAACGAACCGGACGTGGTCTTCTTCGCGAAGTGA
- a CDS encoding transposase, translating to MELDKYYGPWGLERALGRFVEHYNHQLYHESLDNVTPADAYHGRRKAILSRGEQIKTKTMAPRKRQNLRAA from the coding sequence GTGGAGCTGGACAAGTACTACGGTCCGTGGGGGCTTGAGCGGGCGCTTGGTCGCTTCGTGGAGCACTACAACCACCAGCTCTACCACGAGTCACTGGACAACGTGACGCCAGCCGATGCATATCATGGACGTCGCAAAGCGATCCTGTCGCGCGGCGAACAGATCAAGACGAAGACAATGGCTCCTCGTAAGCGGCAGAATCTACGCGCCGCGTAG
- a CDS encoding DNA-formamidopyrimidine glycosylase family protein, protein MPEGHTLHKLARDLSRDFVGKTVSASSPQGRFKEGAARIDGRKLSAAEAWGKHLFLRFGRTHVHVHLGLFGRFRRRRMPPPTRCGAVRLRLEDSRWIWDLSGPTACEILSLRERTALIDRLGPDPLRSNADPDAALARIAQSRRSIGALLLDQSVIAGIGNVYRAEVLFLAGIHPERTGRSLTDSERADLWSRSVALLRRGAELGRIVTVDEPGRTSGERLWVYKRRVCKRCSSRIRSSTIASRKIWNCPRCQPAA, encoded by the coding sequence ATGCCTGAAGGCCACACCCTGCATAAACTCGCCCGAGACCTGTCTCGTGATTTCGTCGGGAAAACTGTGTCCGCGAGCTCGCCGCAAGGCAGGTTCAAAGAAGGCGCGGCGCGCATCGACGGGCGAAAACTGTCGGCCGCGGAGGCCTGGGGCAAGCATCTATTTCTTCGCTTCGGACGAACCCATGTGCACGTCCATCTGGGGCTCTTCGGAAGATTCCGTCGCCGAAGAATGCCGCCTCCCACACGGTGTGGTGCCGTGAGGCTACGTCTCGAGGATTCTCGCTGGATATGGGACCTTTCCGGCCCGACTGCGTGCGAGATTCTCTCCCTTCGTGAGCGGACCGCGCTCATCGACCGTCTCGGGCCGGACCCTCTGCGGTCCAACGCCGATCCTGACGCGGCCCTCGCGCGCATTGCTCAGAGTCGTCGCTCGATTGGCGCTCTGCTGCTGGACCAGTCGGTCATCGCCGGCATCGGCAATGTATACCGCGCAGAAGTTCTCTTCCTCGCCGGAATCCACCCGGAGCGAACCGGCCGCTCCCTTACCGACAGCGAGCGCGCAGATCTCTGGTCGCGCAGCGTCGCGCTACTCCGACGGGGCGCCGAACTCGGCCGGATCGTGACCGTGGACGAACCCGGTCGTACGAGCGGCGAACGGCTCTGGGTCTACAAGCGGCGCGTGTGCAAGCGCTGTTCTTCGCGCATTCGTTCGAGCACAATCGCGAGCCGTAAGATCTGGAATTGCCCACGATGTCAGCCAGCCGCGTGA
- a CDS encoding fasciclin domain-containing protein → METRTAILTYQVLGAEVRASDAIAAGSAERLNGQTVAITESGGAVRVNDANVVAADVLASNGVIHVIDAVLLPE, encoded by the coding sequence ATCGAGACGCGGACCGCGATCCTGACCTACCAGGTGCTTGGCGCGGAGGTGAGGGCTTCCGACGCGATCGCGGCGGGATCGGCCGAGCGCCTGAATGGACAGACAGTTGCGATTACCGAGTCGGGTGGGGCCGTGCGCGTAAACGACGCGAACGTAGTCGCGGCCGATGTCCTCGCGTCGAACGGCGTCATCCATGTGATCGATGCCGTACTTCTTCCGGAGTAG
- a CDS encoding TIGR02450 family Trp-rich protein has protein sequence MLETDNRSKWSARRPRNKEKHFVVKRVLYEDRRADQVVLEAVHSGRSYRMPWRDLADSDRWQPGWV, from the coding sequence ATTCTCGAGACCGACAACAGAAGTAAGTGGAGCGCGCGCCGCCCTCGCAACAAAGAGAAGCACTTCGTGGTGAAAAGGGTTCTCTACGAAGATCGGCGCGCCGACCAGGTGGTTCTCGAGGCGGTCCACTCCGGTCGCAGCTATCGGATGCCATGGCGGGACCTCGCCGACTCTGATCGCTGGCAGCCGGGTTGGGTGTGA
- a CDS encoding cytochrome c3 family protein has translation MQVFHRSTNVLSRVTLFGGLFILVAAVYLLATVNRSPWVSRQGIAREQPIQFSHKHHAGELGIDCRYCHTTVEELAYAGMPPTQTCINCHSQIWSDSPYLEPLRSSWRDATPIEWTKVYDLPGYVYFDHSVHVAKGVGCTSCHGNVDEQNVLWQEPSLHMEWCLGCHREPEKFVRPRSEVFNMNWEPPTNQLSLGLSLIELNDIDPREDCGACHR, from the coding sequence ATGCAAGTCTTTCACCGCAGCACGAACGTCCTGTCGCGAGTGACTCTCTTCGGCGGATTGTTCATCCTCGTTGCCGCCGTTTACCTCCTCGCGACGGTGAATCGCTCGCCTTGGGTCTCTCGCCAGGGGATCGCGCGAGAGCAGCCCATCCAGTTCAGCCACAAGCATCACGCAGGCGAGCTCGGGATCGATTGCCGCTACTGCCACACCACGGTGGAAGAGCTCGCGTACGCCGGCATGCCGCCCACCCAAACCTGCATCAACTGTCACTCACAAATTTGGAGCGACAGCCCCTACCTCGAGCCCCTCCGTTCGAGCTGGCGCGACGCAACACCCATCGAGTGGACGAAGGTCTATGACCTTCCCGGCTACGTGTACTTCGACCACAGCGTGCACGTTGCGAAAGGCGTGGGCTGCACTTCCTGTCACGGCAATGTCGACGAACAGAACGTCCTCTGGCAGGAGCCATCGCTGCACATGGAATGGTGCCTCGGCTGCCACCGTGAGCCGGAGAAATTCGTTCGGCCCAGAAGCGAAGTTTTCAACATGAACTGGGAGCCCCCGACCAACCAACTTTCCCTGGGGCTGAGCCTGATCGAGCTGAACGACATCGATCCACGGGAGGATTGCGGTGCCTGCCATCGTTGA
- a CDS encoding TAT-variant-translocated molybdopterin oxidoreductase: MPAIVDNESKTPRLDLDQIRARLEGTSGPTYWRSLDELAGSPEFEDFLHAEFPRQAAALPDASSGVARREFLKLLGASLAFAGAAACTRQPAEKIVPSVKAPEDTPGRPLQFATAMPAAGYGTGLLVQSHEGRPTKIEGNPEHPASLGATDIFGQASILTLYDPDRSQVLRQINEVSSWNGFMSEIATILEAQEKSEGERLRFLLGTVTSPTVAAQLERLRERYPRAGFHFWEPTNRDNTHAGAALAFGDPVDQVLHPEKAELLLSLDDDFLGTGPEHLRHIREWSKRRRPAGKDFTGTRLYIAESTYTVTGSVADERLALRATDVGVIAHAIASRLGLGVDAPDLSERENAWVEAVARDLQTHRGRGAVVVGENQPPAVHALAWAMNERLGNIGEAIETIEPVAASAPAQWTSISELAGDMHAGRVDVLFVLESNPVYDAPAELDFAAALERVPHAIHLGLYDDETAHLCRWHVPAAHYLEAWGDVRSGDGTVSLQQPLIAPLYQGKSTLEILALALGLSQPSGYAVLREHWKNTWKTSDFEARWQRALRDGTVAGSRSVSRRFALRSDLGGALRNLPKRTKEGLEVAYRMHPTVGDGRFANNGWLQECPTPLAKLTWDNVVLLAPSTAEQLDVQNGDLLEVTTPGGRVEGPAWILPGQPAGSLGLQFGYGRTRAGNVGTKRGFNVYPLRTSTAPWFAESTGVRKVGKSQTLACTQHHGTLEGRHIVRSGSVAEYNRDPAFAQHLVHEPAVDDTLYPNHKYDGHAWGMAIDLNACVGCNACLVACQSENNIPVVGPEQVAMGREMHWLRVDRYWTGDLDEPEAHYQPMLCQHCEQAPCEVVCPVNATVHDSEGLNLMVYNRCVGTRYCSNNCPYKVRRFNFYLYSDWDTESLKLQRNPDVTVRSRGVMEKCTYCIQRINRGRNEARKDGRQVADGEVVTACQQVCPAEAIVFGDINDPESRVAKRKADPRNYSVLADLNTRPRTTYLASVKNPNPALEDKDEDRGHS; this comes from the coding sequence GTGCCTGCCATCGTTGACAACGAATCGAAGACGCCCCGGCTCGACCTCGACCAGATCCGAGCCCGTCTCGAAGGAACCTCTGGCCCAACTTACTGGAGAAGTCTCGACGAGCTCGCGGGTAGCCCAGAGTTCGAGGACTTCCTTCATGCCGAGTTTCCTCGGCAGGCGGCCGCCCTGCCCGACGCCTCCTCAGGTGTGGCGCGAAGAGAGTTTCTGAAACTCCTGGGAGCGTCGCTCGCGTTCGCTGGAGCCGCCGCGTGCACCCGCCAACCCGCGGAGAAGATCGTGCCCTCCGTGAAGGCCCCTGAAGACACGCCCGGTCGCCCACTGCAGTTCGCGACCGCGATGCCGGCAGCGGGATACGGTACCGGCCTACTCGTGCAGAGCCACGAGGGCCGACCGACGAAGATCGAAGGCAACCCAGAGCACCCGGCCAGCCTCGGAGCAACCGACATCTTCGGCCAAGCCTCGATCCTCACCCTCTACGACCCCGATCGCTCGCAGGTCCTTCGCCAAATCAACGAGGTCTCTTCCTGGAACGGCTTCATGTCCGAGATCGCCACCATTCTCGAGGCGCAGGAAAAGAGCGAAGGAGAGCGACTCCGGTTCCTCCTCGGAACAGTGACCTCGCCAACTGTCGCCGCCCAGCTGGAGCGACTGCGCGAGCGCTATCCGCGGGCCGGCTTTCATTTTTGGGAACCAACGAATCGCGACAACACGCACGCAGGCGCGGCTCTCGCTTTCGGAGATCCGGTCGACCAAGTCCTCCATCCGGAAAAGGCGGAGCTACTACTCTCCCTGGACGACGACTTCCTCGGCACCGGCCCAGAGCACCTTCGCCACATTCGAGAATGGTCGAAGCGCCGGCGACCGGCCGGAAAAGACTTTACAGGCACCCGGCTCTACATCGCGGAGAGCACCTACACGGTCACCGGGTCCGTGGCAGACGAGCGTCTCGCGCTGCGCGCCACGGACGTCGGAGTCATCGCGCACGCGATCGCCTCCCGTCTCGGTCTCGGCGTCGACGCCCCTGATCTCTCGGAGAGAGAGAACGCATGGGTCGAGGCTGTCGCGCGAGACCTCCAAACGCACCGCGGGCGCGGTGCCGTCGTCGTCGGGGAGAACCAACCGCCAGCCGTGCACGCCCTTGCCTGGGCCATGAACGAGCGACTTGGAAACATCGGAGAGGCGATCGAAACGATCGAGCCCGTCGCCGCCTCCGCCCCAGCGCAATGGACGTCGATCTCAGAACTCGCCGGTGACATGCACGCCGGTCGGGTCGACGTCCTGTTCGTTCTGGAGTCGAATCCGGTTTACGACGCACCCGCGGAGCTCGACTTCGCCGCAGCCCTCGAGCGCGTACCCCACGCCATCCACCTGGGGCTCTACGACGATGAGACCGCACACCTCTGCCGCTGGCACGTCCCGGCGGCACACTACCTGGAGGCTTGGGGCGACGTGCGAAGCGGCGACGGAACCGTCTCTCTGCAGCAGCCGCTGATCGCGCCCCTCTACCAGGGCAAGAGCACTCTCGAGATACTGGCCCTCGCGCTCGGCCTCTCCCAGCCCTCAGGATACGCCGTACTACGCGAGCATTGGAAGAACACGTGGAAGACGAGTGACTTCGAAGCTCGCTGGCAGCGGGCCCTGCGTGACGGGACGGTTGCAGGCTCTCGTTCTGTATCGCGTCGGTTCGCCTTGCGCAGCGACCTCGGCGGCGCGCTTCGCAATCTACCCAAACGAACCAAAGAGGGACTCGAGGTCGCCTACCGCATGCACCCGACGGTCGGCGATGGGCGCTTCGCGAACAACGGATGGCTCCAGGAGTGCCCCACGCCACTTGCCAAGCTGACCTGGGACAACGTCGTTCTTCTGGCACCCAGCACGGCGGAACAGCTCGACGTCCAGAACGGTGACCTCCTCGAGGTCACAACGCCCGGCGGGCGGGTGGAAGGGCCGGCCTGGATCCTGCCCGGCCAACCGGCGGGAAGTCTAGGCTTGCAGTTCGGGTACGGCCGGACGCGTGCGGGCAACGTCGGAACGAAGCGCGGCTTCAACGTGTACCCTCTCCGCACTTCGACGGCCCCCTGGTTCGCCGAGAGCACTGGTGTTCGAAAGGTCGGAAAGAGCCAAACCCTCGCGTGCACCCAGCATCACGGAACACTGGAAGGGCGACACATCGTCCGGTCGGGATCCGTCGCGGAGTACAATCGCGATCCCGCGTTCGCGCAACACCTGGTTCACGAGCCGGCGGTCGACGACACCCTGTATCCAAATCACAAATACGACGGACACGCTTGGGGCATGGCCATCGATCTAAACGCCTGCGTTGGCTGCAACGCCTGCCTCGTGGCCTGCCAGTCCGAGAACAACATCCCGGTAGTCGGGCCCGAACAAGTCGCGATGGGCCGCGAGATGCACTGGCTCCGTGTCGATCGGTACTGGACGGGAGACCTCGACGAACCGGAAGCGCACTACCAGCCAATGCTCTGCCAGCACTGCGAGCAAGCGCCCTGCGAGGTCGTGTGTCCGGTGAACGCGACCGTACACGACAGCGAAGGTCTGAACCTGATGGTGTACAACCGCTGCGTCGGCACGCGGTACTGTTCGAACAACTGCCCCTACAAGGTACGTCGCTTCAACTTCTACCTTTATTCGGATTGGGACACGGAGAGCCTCAAGCTCCAGCGAAATCCCGACGTGACGGTACGCAGTCGCGGCGTAATGGAGAAGTGCACGTACTGCATTCAGAGAATCAACCGCGGCCGAAATGAAGCTCGAAAGGACGGGCGACAGGTTGCCGACGGCGAGGTCGTGACCGCCTGTCAGCAGGTCTGCCCGGCAGAGGCGATCGTCTTCGGAGACATCAACGATCCGGAAAGCCGCGTCGCGAAGCGAAAAGCCGACCCGCGAAACTACTCGGTGCTCGCCGACCTGAACACGCGCCCCCGCACGACGTATCTCGCCTCCGTGAAGAACCCGAATCCCGCGCTCGAGGACAAAGACGAGGATCGAGGCCACTCTTGA
- the nrfD gene encoding polysulfide reductase NrfD has translation MNGNGQNEAASVVAPGEIIGPGQTLGSVTDKIASVVLVERVPRGWWIGFGISLALLLLLITSLGVLFAYGTGVWGVNVPVGWGFAIINFVWWIGIGHAGTLISAILLLFRQQWRTSINRFAEAMTLFAVASAGLYPILHLGRPWLAYWLFPYPNTMGMWPNFRSPLIWDVFAVSTYATVSFLFWFVGLIPDLATLRDRSESLAGKKIYGILAMGWRGSATHWHRYETAYLLLAALSTPLVVSVHTIVSFDFAVSVIPGWHATIFPPYFVAGAIFSGFAMVATIAIPLRWAYGLENFITMKHLDNMARVMLATGLIVAYGYMMEAFFAFYSANLFERSMMLLRFEGPYSDAYWALILCNVLIPQLLWFKRVRANTLLLFAIAIVVNIGMWLERYVIVVTSLSNDFLPSSWSEYSPTFWDIALYVGSFGLFGTLLFLFIRFLPMISIFEMRTLVPEAEVEKEEPETAR, from the coding sequence TTGAACGGCAACGGACAGAACGAGGCTGCGTCTGTCGTCGCACCGGGAGAGATCATTGGCCCCGGACAAACTCTGGGATCCGTCACGGACAAGATCGCCTCCGTGGTTTTGGTCGAGCGCGTACCGCGTGGCTGGTGGATCGGCTTCGGAATCTCACTCGCCCTCCTTCTGCTGTTGATCACCTCACTGGGGGTGCTCTTCGCCTACGGCACAGGCGTCTGGGGAGTGAACGTCCCGGTGGGCTGGGGCTTCGCAATCATCAACTTCGTGTGGTGGATCGGCATCGGCCACGCCGGAACGTTGATCTCCGCAATCCTGCTTCTGTTCCGTCAGCAGTGGCGAACCTCGATCAACCGCTTCGCCGAGGCGATGACGCTGTTCGCGGTTGCCTCCGCCGGTCTGTATCCGATCCTGCACCTGGGCCGACCCTGGCTCGCTTACTGGCTCTTTCCCTACCCGAACACGATGGGAATGTGGCCGAACTTCCGATCCCCACTGATCTGGGACGTGTTCGCGGTCTCGACCTACGCGACTGTCTCGTTCCTGTTCTGGTTCGTCGGGCTGATCCCGGATCTCGCAACGCTGCGCGATCGTTCCGAGTCGCTCGCAGGAAAGAAGATCTACGGCATCCTCGCGATGGGCTGGCGCGGGTCCGCCACTCATTGGCATCGCTACGAGACCGCCTACCTGCTGCTCGCTGCCCTCTCGACACCACTTGTCGTATCGGTCCACACGATCGTGAGCTTCGACTTCGCCGTCTCTGTGATTCCGGGATGGCACGCCACGATCTTCCCACCGTACTTCGTCGCGGGTGCGATCTTCTCCGGTTTCGCGATGGTCGCTACCATCGCGATTCCTCTTCGCTGGGCCTACGGCCTCGAGAACTTCATCACGATGAAGCACCTCGACAACATGGCGCGCGTCATGCTCGCGACGGGGTTGATCGTGGCCTACGGCTACATGATGGAGGCGTTCTTCGCCTTCTACAGCGCCAACCTTTTCGAGCGCTCGATGATGCTGCTTCGATTCGAGGGGCCGTACTCCGACGCGTACTGGGCACTCATTCTCTGCAATGTGCTCATCCCTCAACTCCTCTGGTTCAAACGCGTGCGAGCGAATACGCTCTTGCTCTTTGCGATCGCGATCGTCGTCAACATCGGCATGTGGCTGGAACGGTACGTGATCGTCGTGACGAGTCTCTCGAACGACTTCCTTCCGTCCTCTTGGAGCGAGTACTCGCCTACCTTCTGGGACATCGCGCTCTACGTCGGTTCGTTCGGCCTCTTCGGGACACTGCTCTTCCTGTTCATCCGCTTCCTTCCCATGATCTCGATCTTCGAGATGCGCACTCTCGTTCCTGAAGCGGAGGTCGAGAAGGAAGAACCGGAGACTGCTCGATGA
- a CDS encoding DUF3341 domain-containing protein, translating to MNAKKHYGIIAEFTNVTSLVRAIEEARGAGYRDMDAYTPYPVEEVSEALGHHRSILPLLVLCGGILGAAGGFALQYWTSVIDYPLNVGGRPYNSFISFIPVVFECTILVAALVTVFGMLALNGLPRPHHPIFNAKDFALASRDRFFLCLESTDPKFDLTETRALLEGLDAHAVSEVDA from the coding sequence ATGAACGCGAAAAAGCACTACGGGATCATCGCCGAGTTCACGAACGTGACCTCTCTCGTTCGCGCCATCGAAGAGGCACGCGGCGCCGGCTACCGCGACATGGACGCGTATACGCCGTATCCGGTCGAAGAGGTGTCCGAAGCCCTGGGCCACCACCGCTCCATCCTTCCTCTTCTCGTTCTGTGCGGGGGAATTCTCGGGGCCGCGGGCGGCTTCGCCCTCCAATACTGGACCTCTGTGATCGACTACCCACTGAACGTCGGAGGAAGGCCCTACAACAGTTTCATCTCGTTTATCCCGGTCGTATTCGAATGCACGATTCTGGTGGCGGCGCTCGTGACGGTTTTCGGAATGCTCGCCCTGAACGGGCTTCCGCGACCTCATCACCCGATCTTCAACGCGAAGGACTTCGCGCTCGCGAGTCGCGACCGCTTCTTCCTCTGTCTCGAATCCACCGATCCGAAGTTCGATCTGACTGAAACGCGCGCCCTGCTCGAGGGCCTCGACGCGCACGCCGTGAGTGAAGTCGATGCGTAG
- a CDS encoding cytochrome c — translation MRRLFAYSIVTLAPLLLLGGCRQDMHDQPRYEPNSASAFFPNGTSVRPLVEGVVARGTVLDDPARTTGKVDEEPVMRNPIPVDEKLLERGRERYGIYCTPCHGAIGDGNGMIVQRGYRRPPSLHQERIIASPDGYLFDVITNGYGVMPAYRAQVPVDDRWAIVAYMRALQLSQTAELERLPPVDRRALLASGGEP, via the coding sequence ATGCGTAGACTCTTTGCCTACTCCATTGTCACGTTGGCACCGCTCCTGCTGCTGGGCGGCTGTCGGCAAGACATGCACGATCAGCCGCGTTACGAGCCGAACAGCGCCAGCGCGTTCTTCCCGAACGGAACCTCCGTACGACCACTGGTCGAGGGAGTCGTGGCACGCGGAACCGTATTGGACGATCCCGCCCGTACGACCGGCAAGGTCGACGAAGAGCCGGTGATGCGAAACCCCATCCCGGTCGATGAAAAACTGCTCGAGCGGGGCCGGGAGCGGTACGGCATCTACTGCACGCCGTGCCATGGAGCCATCGGCGACGGGAACGGCATGATCGTTCAGCGCGGCTACCGCCGACCTCCGAGTCTTCACCAGGAACGGATCATCGCATCGCCCGACGGCTACCTCTTCGATGTGATCACGAACGGGTACGGCGTGATGCCGGCGTATCGAGCACAGGTACCAGTCGATGACCGCTGGGCGATCGTCGCCTACATGCGCGCGCTCCAACTGAGCCAGACCGCCGAGCTCGAACGACTCCCCCCGGTCGACCGGCGCGCCCTCCTCGCTTCCGGAGGTGAGCCGTGA
- a CDS encoding SCO family protein — MNRTLCIALFSASLLALATVAVAQPTGARRSILSLPEMGRPAILRDVAFDQRLGDYVPLDVELTDEQGLPVTLGDYLGKRPIVLLPAYYSCPMLCPLTIEGAARALKTLPFDAGTEFDVVVFSFDPEDTTKSAARQKTTAVARYGREDGTGWHFLTGTPDSIERLTKAIGYRYALDEKSGEYAHPAGLVVLTPTGQISRYLFGLDPSPRDLRLALVESSEEKIGSPVDQVLLFCLQYDPKHGKYSAVALDSMRLLAAATVAGLGLFIGAALWRERRKPKGGT; from the coding sequence ATGAACCGCACTCTCTGTATCGCTCTCTTCTCCGCCTCCCTTCTCGCGCTGGCCACCGTCGCCGTCGCCCAGCCGACCGGTGCCAGGCGCAGCATCCTTTCTTTGCCGGAGATGGGTCGCCCCGCAATTCTGCGGGACGTTGCCTTCGATCAACGACTCGGCGACTACGTTCCTCTTGATGTCGAACTGACCGACGAACAGGGGTTGCCCGTAACGCTCGGGGACTACCTCGGAAAACGCCCGATCGTTCTCCTTCCGGCGTACTACAGCTGTCCGATGCTTTGCCCACTCACCATCGAGGGGGCCGCACGCGCACTGAAGACGCTCCCCTTCGATGCCGGTACGGAGTTCGACGTTGTCGTCTTCAGCTTCGACCCCGAAGACACCACCAAGAGTGCCGCGAGACAGAAGACCACGGCCGTGGCTCGCTACGGGCGAGAAGATGGCACGGGCTGGCACTTTCTTACGGGAACGCCAGACTCGATCGAGAGACTCACCAAGGCGATTGGCTACCGCTACGCCTTGGACGAGAAGAGCGGAGAGTACGCCCACCCGGCCGGCCTCGTCGTCCTCACGCCGACCGGCCAGATCTCGCGCTACCTGTTCGGACTCGATCCGAGCCCCCGCGACTTGCGGCTCGCACTCGTCGAATCGTCTGAGGAGAAAATCGGGAGTCCGGTCGACCAAGTACTTCTCTTCTGCCTGCAGTACGACCCGAAACACGGGAAGTACAGCGCGGTCGCGCTCGACTCGATGCGGCTCCTCGCGGCGGCCACCGTGGCCGGCCTCGGGCTCTTCATCGGTGCCGCCCTCTGGCGGGAGCGCCGGAAGCCGAAGGGGGGAACGTGA
- the coxB gene encoding cytochrome c oxidase subunit II — protein MPELRLFPEQASTMAGQVDQLYWFITGVSGFFAVLVASLILFFAVRYRKKPVRTERPQTKSVLGLELTWTIIPFLISMVMFVWGAQIFIAMREPPPDALQVFAVGKRWMWKVQHLEGRREINELHVPVGQAVKVTLTSEDVIHSFYIPAFRVKQDAVPGRYTEFWFEATTPGTYHLFCSEFCGSQHARMIGQVVAMAPADYQAWLSGTERGAPQLTMMEAGERSFVELGCKSCHQSGDSGRGPTLAGLAGSVIEMSDGTRRVADAAYLREAILRPQASVRAGYQPIMPTFQGLISEDRVLELIAYIESLEEPAPTVVADGIRTEEDNTWTR, from the coding sequence ATGCCCGAACTTCGGCTCTTTCCCGAGCAAGCGTCAACCATGGCAGGCCAGGTGGACCAGCTCTACTGGTTCATCACAGGCGTGAGTGGCTTCTTTGCGGTTCTCGTCGCCTCGCTGATTCTGTTCTTCGCAGTCCGCTACCGCAAGAAACCCGTTCGCACGGAACGGCCACAGACCAAGAGCGTTCTCGGCCTCGAACTCACATGGACGATCATCCCCTTCCTCATCTCGATGGTGATGTTCGTCTGGGGCGCGCAAATCTTCATCGCGATGAGGGAACCTCCGCCCGACGCGCTTCAGGTGTTCGCCGTAGGCAAGAGGTGGATGTGGAAGGTTCAACACCTCGAAGGCCGGCGGGAGATCAACGAACTGCATGTACCCGTCGGTCAAGCCGTGAAAGTGACCCTGACCTCGGAAGACGTGATCCACAGCTTCTACATCCCGGCATTTCGCGTGAAGCAGGACGCGGTACCGGGCCGTTACACGGAGTTCTGGTTCGAGGCGACGACCCCCGGCACATACCACCTCTTCTGCTCGGAATTCTGTGGCAGTCAGCACGCACGCATGATCGGACAGGTCGTCGCCATGGCGCCGGCCGATTACCAAGCCTGGCTTTCGGGCACGGAACGCGGCGCTCCCCAGCTCACGATGATGGAGGCCGGAGAGCGGTCTTTCGTCGAGTTGGGATGCAAGTCATGTCACCAGAGCGGGGACAGTGGACGCGGCCCAACCCTGGCCGGACTCGCCGGCAGCGTCATTGAAATGTCGGATGGAACGCGACGCGTCGCCGACGCCGCCTACCTGCGAGAAGCCATCCTACGACCGCAGGCGAGCGTCCGCGCTGGCTACCAGCCGATCATGCCTACCTTCCAGGGGCTGATCAGCGAAGATCGGGTTCTCGAGCTGATCGCGTACATCGAATCTCTCGAGGAGCCGGCGCCAACCGTCGTCGCGGACGGAATACGCACCGAGGAGGACAACACATGGACGCGATGA